The Hemicordylus capensis ecotype Gifberg chromosome 6, rHemCap1.1.pri, whole genome shotgun sequence genome window below encodes:
- the LOC128330129 gene encoding phthioceranic/hydroxyphthioceranic acid synthase-like gives MTSQDEIAIVGIGCNFPGGEGLDSFWKVLETGRNCTIEIPPERFNIKEWYDPDDNKPGKIRTTSAALLDKFNSFDNKLFGIDNEEAEHMDPQQKLLMECTYRALEDAGITTEDISCTKTGVFVGLTNRDYENLTSRAVAETNQYDITGTAMSIAANRISHTFNLTGPSLAIDTACSSFLSALHFACNAIKQGDCESALCGGVNCIIDPWKFVSMSKAKMVSSEGISKAFSKKADGYGRGEGCGVLLLKPLKKAKEEFNKIWGVVSISAINQNGSVTPATGTSHIEQEKLLLSIYPTHIDPSAVQYIETLGTSNPSVDAIEAESLGNIIGKKRSPKVSALKIGSVKGNIGHTESAAGAAGLIKVLLMMHHGKIVPSLRFSESNSSINTEKLNLCVPTMVEKWDESSEYGRVAAVNCFGFGGTNVHVVVRQVKQAQALPPSKRPAELFVISAASRYSLKQAMEDTARHVNTSASATLPDLAYTSACRRSHINYKYRKAFVASSLQHLEQQLSSAAEMEIAPSNKPPELVFVFSGNNLNFKGICKILLRSEPVFRDKCIEIKQLFQQFSPTGIWELTGSDHKDLSRPEIAQPLLFTLQVALVTLLQSWGIKPTAAVGHSVGEVAAAHCAGFLSLEDAVKVIYHRSRLQAKVPGGRMLVVGNIPVEEVSGTLEALKGKVCVAAFNGPQSCTLSGDADSINALQKDLSERFIKRNIFLHDVNGPIAYHSHMMDPVLAEMAANLSELKKGKPEIDLISTTGKAPSDADFVTGDYWARQARDPVCFAQALTDLAKDRENIVFVEIGPHRALQRYIFETLGTETRALLSLQIDKEYITLLNLIKDVFELGLNVNWQNLYEGYQSVPSAYPRYQFDHTKLMPHLNINQQATNRTTCSSHPLICSVNTDNSEFICSLSRSPTQYLYEYKNHGVTLVPSTFFVELALAAVISSLRPKVPLSLCQMNIIFASPCVLKENPHDFKIKVESQQRISEFRILSGAANMVHVSGHVTKNTETFIEEKSISLQDIFQRCRSVASNDKVYETLSLSGFHYGPTFRQLSDIFYCEELKEAITTVKVKRQIAEEMHEYCIHPILLDCFLQMARVLATVTSKIQVVGLSSISSLVVARPLEEEMMIYLKTSKSTDNYLEFCGCFTDKYGFVLSELKCVQITCVKDIPKKDNEVLFENKWREITSDQTMQNLPKAPRVVVFADKFGIAQQLKNYLHSESRFVTYQDWDKMLVTKRTDTSAQNKINLELQGYHDVLFMWGIQKLNETLPEKVVKYSVRCCEAFRQVVIALKEKKSNCSITIITFRTSDGKVDHINSGFGLYGMTRTCMIEVPEITFQIIDISSTSTIDISALADVLVKYKAQDYPEVWIDEGRIYSSEIRRTHIEATAFNMPPQPLQNSEMCILYTADPYDVNKLSAELASPCAQLGNHSVEVQVEKISIHSEDYFPVTVSSCKFGKTLYWNSHTTDKHQLLALDFTGTVTATGTEVKKIKVGDHIVSCYPVSAASRVKIPETVCFNTQKFPYFRNIPCMSFFWVAREVLHKTLPMPKHSEMLGIISTEPESVLCKVIMFLAQDIGWKTIITNHLTGLWQRVNQCHALIFLPPLNGIFKQGLTCLFHLRDIVLIYGTEQPECLRYLIGSDHEHIHIHTVNLIHIFQKASLIQSQKDIYWWLKSVNMKQLRHLPFSIFQQAGKLEPSDIAISYFNCKSVPVAVLKSEEEDSKTSDIPVMETGKRLFKQNAVYIVTGGLTGLGFETVKFVAQNGGGRILILSEKNLSAEMQKEINNLQDHCGWCRIASLQCNVIFSSEVEKAIRSISKMFPNCPIKGVFHSAMILHDQPLEMLTMPHFEKVLNPKVAGAINLHRATQGQELDHFVCHSSVSSFLGNATQSNDAAANSFLDFFCHYRRNKGLSGQSINWGVLHLGDLQGQEHIGNILQPNGIEVLQVNDIHEYLKRSLILNNPQQVVAKLNFQTLANYVLSQNLSLRSRFYSLVSEETASNSELTSETASPNLSLPVDYITSLLNGLSDTQLGDISLHTPLCSLGIDSTVAFSLQNRILLERGLEIPLVKLLDPHSTISTLILYLKENSNTTNSHVAQCSDAGSWL, from the exons GTCTGACAAATCGAGACTATGAGAACCTAACCAGCAGGGCAGTGGCTGAAACAAACCAGTATGATATCACTGGGACAGCAATGAGCATAGCCGCTAACCGGATTTCACACACTTTTAATCTGACTGGACCATCCCTTGCCATTGATACTGCCTGTTCATCATTCCTCTCTGCTTTGCACTTTGCCTGCAATGCCATTAAACAGG GAGACTGTGAATCTGCTCTTTGTGGAGGAGTGAACTGCATTATAGATCCTTGGAAGTTTGTGTCCAtgagtaaagcaaaaatggtctCTTCTGAAGGAATCAGTAAAGCATTTTCTAAAAAGGCAGATGGTTATGGAAGAGGAGAAGGCTGTGGTGTTCTTTTGTTAAAGCCACTCAAAAAG gcAAAGGAAGAATTCAACAAGATATGGGGTGTCGTCAGCATCAGTGCAATCAACCAGAATGGATCTGTCACTCCAGCCACAGGAACATCTCATATAGAACAAGAAAAATTATTGCTCAGCATTTACCCAACTCATATCGATCCATCAGCTGTGCAGTACATTGAAACACTTGGCACAAGTAACCCTTCTGTAGATGCCATTGAAGCAGAAAGCCTGGGCAATATTATTGGTAAAAAGAGGTCTCCAAAAGTATCTGCTCTCAAGATTGGTTCAGTTAAAGGGAACATTGGGCACACGGAGTCAGCTGCTGGGGCAGCAGGATTAATCAAAGTTCTTCTCATGATGCACCATGGAAAGATTGTCCCATCTTTGCGCTTCTCAGAGAGCAATAGCAGCATAAATACTGAGAAATTAAATCTCTGTGTTCCAACCATGGTGGAGAAGTGGGATGAGTCTAGTGAATATGGCAGAGTAGCTGCGGTCAACTGTTTTGGATTTGGAGGGACTAATGTCCATGTAGTAGTCAGACAGGTTAAGCAAGCCcaggctcttcctccaagtaaaAGACCTGCTGAATTGTTTGTCATCTCTGCAGCTTCACGTTATTCTCTCAAACAAGCAATGGAAGACACAGCTAGACATGTCAACACAAGTGCCTCGGCAACACTCCCAGATCTGGCCTACACATCTGCATGTAGAAGAAGCCATATAAACTACAAGTACCGAAAAGCATTTGTGGCATCCTCCCTCCAACACTTAGAGCAACAGCTTTCTTCTGCAGCTGAAATGGAAATAGCTCCATCAAATAAGCCTCCAGAATTAGTTTTTGTGTTCTCTGGTAATAATCTGAATTTCAAAGGGATCTGCAAAATCCTGCTGAGAAGTGAGCCAGTATTTAGAGACAAATGTATtgaaataaaacaattatttcaGCAGTTCTCACCCACTGGAATTTGGGAATTAACAGGAAGCGACCATAAAGATTTGTCCAGGCCTGAAATTGCCCAGCCCTTACTCTTCACACTGCAGGTGGCCTTGGTTACTCTTCTACAGTCCTGGGGAATTAAGCCAACTGCTGCTGTTGGCCATTCAGTCGGTGAAGTTGCTGCTGCCCATTGTGCTGGCTTTCTTTCCCTGGAAGACGCTGTCAAAGTCATCTATCACAGGAGCAGGCTACAGGCTAAGGTCCCTGGAGGCCGAATGTTGGTGGTTGGGAACATCCCTGTTGAAGAAGTGTCAGGAACCCTTGAAGCATTGAAGGGCAAGGTCTGTGTTGCAGCATTTAATGGTCCACAGTCTTGTACGTTGTCGGGAGATGCAGATTCCATCAATGCCCTTCAGAAAGACTTATCTGAACGCTTCATCAAAAGAAATATCTTTCTTCATGATGTAAATGGACCAATTGCATATCACAGCCACATGATGGATCCAGTCCTAGCAGAGATGGCAGCAAATCTATCAGAATTAAAGAAAGGGAAGCCAGAAATTGACCTAATTTCTACAACAGGGAAGGCTCCTTCAGATGCTGACTTTGTTACAGGCGACTACTGGGCCAGACAAGCTCGTGATCCTGTTTGTTTTGCCCAGGCCTTAACAGATTTGGCAAAAGACAGGGAAAATATTGTATTTGTAGAAATAGGTCCTCACAGAGCATTGCAGAGATACATCTTTGAAACTCTGGGAACAGAAACTAGAGCTTTGCTTTCCTTACAAATAGATAAAGAATACATTACACTTCTTAATCTTATAAAAGATGTATTTGAATTGGGATTGAATGTCAATTGGCAAAACCTTTATGAAGGATATCAAAGTGTACCATCAGCCTATCCCAGGTATCAGTTTGATCATACAAAACTCATGCCTCATTTGAACATTAACCAGCAAGCAACTAATAGAACTACATGTTCAAGTCATCCTTTAATTTGCAGTGTAAATACTGACAACTCCGAATTCATCTGTTCTCTTTCTCGGTCCCCGACACAGTATTTATATGAGTACAAGAAtcatggagttactttggttccTAGTACCTTTTTTGTGGAACTTGCTCTGGCAGCTGTGATTAGTAGCTTGAGACCAAAAGTACCCTTAAGTTTGTGTCAGATGAATATAATTTTTGCTTCACCATGTGTGTTAAAAGAAAATCCCCATGATTTTAAGATAAAGGTGGAGTCTCAACAACGGATTTCAGAGTTCAGAATATTATCTGGAGCAGCAAATATGGTTCATGTCTCAGGACATGTCACGAAGAATACTGAAACATTTATTGAAGAAAAAAGCATTTCCCTTCAAGACATTTTTCAGAGGTGTAGATCTGTTGCTAGCAATGATAAGGTTTATGAAACATTGTCACTATCTGGATTCCACTATGGCCCTACTTTTAGGCAGCTAAGTGACATATTTTATTGTGAAGAGCTGAAGGAAGCTATCACAACTGTTAAAGTCAAGAGACAGATAGCAGAAGAAATGCATGAGTATTGCATCCATCCGATACTCTTAGATTGTTTTCTACAAATGGCAAGAGTTCTGGCTACAGTTACTTCCAAGATCCAAGTAGTAGGTCTTTCTAGTATAAGCAGCCTTGTTGTTGCTCGGCCTTTGGAAGAGGAAATGATGATATATCTGAAGACAAGCAAGTCCACTGATAATTACTTAGAGTTTTGTGGGTGCTTCACAGATAAATATGGCTTTGTTTTGTCAGAACTGAAATGTGTCCAGATCACTTGTGTGAAGGACATTCCCAAGAAAGACAATGAGGTCTTGTTTGAAAATAAGTGGAGAGAAATAACTTCCGATCAAACAATGCAAAATTTACCCAAAGCACCTAGAGTTGTAGTGTTTGCTGACAAATTTGGAATAGCACAGCAACTGAAGAACTACTTACACAGTGAATCCAGATTTGTTACCTATCAGGACTGGGACAAAATGTTGGTAACCAAGAGAACAGATACCAGTGCACAAAATAAGATTAATTTGGAACTGCAGGGCTACCATGATGTTCTCTTTATGTGGGGAATCCAAAAACTGAATGAAACTTTACCAGAGAAAGTGGTGAAATATTCAGTAAGGTGCTGTGAGGCATTTCGTCAAGTTGTTATTGCTTTAAAGGAGAAGAAGTCTAATTGTTCCATCACAATAATCACTTTCAGGACATCAGATGGGAAAGTAGATCATATAAATTCTGGCTTTGGTTTGTATGGCATGACTCGAACATGTATGATTGAAGTCCCTGAAATCACATTTCAAATAATTGATATCAGCTCCACAAGCACAATAGATATCTCAGCCTTAGCAGATGTTTTAGTAAAGTACAAAGCACAGGATTATCCAGAAGTCTGGATTGATGAAGGGAGAATTTACAGTTCTGAAATCAGGCGCACACATATTGAAGCCACAGCCTTCAATATGCCTCCCCAGCCACTTCAGAACTCAGAAATGTGCATTTTGTACACAGCAGATCCATATGATGTGAATAAACTATCAGCAGAACTTGCCAGTCCATGTGCTCAACTTGGCAACCACAGTGTTGAAGTTCAAGTTGAAAAAATAAGCATCCATTCAGAAGACTATTTTCCTGTTACCGTGTCCAGCTGTAAGTTTGGGAAAACTCTGTATTGGAATTCACATACAACAGATAAGCACCAGCTATTAGCACTAGACTTCACCGGCACTGTAACTGCAACAGGTACTGAAGTGAAAAAGATCAAAGTGGGGGACCATATTGTTTCGTGTTATCCAGTTTCTGCAGCTTCAAGAGTTAAAATTCCAGAAACTGTTTGTTTCAATACCCAGAAATTTCCATACTTTAGAAACATACCATGCATGTCATTCTTTTGGGTTGCAAGAGAGGTTTTACATAAAACACTGCCAATGCCCAAACATAGTGAAATGTTAGGTATTATTTCTACTGAGCCTGAGTCAGTTTTGTGCAAAGTAATTATGTTTTTAGCCCAGGACATAGGATGGAAAACAATAATTACAAACCATCTGACTGGTCTATGGCAACGTGTTAATCAGTGTCATGCCCTCATTTTTCTACCTCCACTAAATGGAATTTTTAAACAGGGGCTAACTTGTCTCTTTCATCTTCGAGACATTGTACTGATCTATGGCACTGAGCAGCCAGAATGTCTGAGATATCTGATTGGAAGTGATCATGAACATATCCACATCCACACTGTCAATCTTATCCATATTTTTCAGAAAGCATCTCTGATTCAGTCCCAGAAGGATATCTATTGGTGGCTTAAGTCAGTGAATATGAAACAATTAAGACATCTCCCATTTTCAATTTTTCAGCAAGCAGGAAAGCTTGAACCTTCAGATATTGCTATATCTTATTTCAACTGCAAAAGTGTCCCAGTTGCAGTGCTGAAAAGTGAGGAGGAGGACAGCAAGACCTCAGACATACCAGTGATGGAAACAGGCAAGAGACTATTTAAGCAGAATGCAGTTTACATAGTCACTGGGGGACTCACTGGGCTTGGCTTTGAAAcagtaaaatttgtagctcagaATGGAGGAGGACGCATTCTGATACTTTCAGAAAAAAACTTGAGTGCTGAGATgcaaaaggaaataaataatCTCCAGGATCACTGTGGGTGGTGCAGAATAGCCAGCTTGCAATGCAATGTTATTTTCAGTTCTGAGGTTGAAAAAGCCATAAGGTCAATCAGTAAAATGTTTCCAAACTGTCCAATCAAAGGAGTATTCCATAGTGCTATGATTTTACATGACCAGCCTCTTGAAATGCTAACCATGCCTCACTTTGAAAAAGTTTTAAATCCAAAAGTAGCAGGGGCAATCAATCTGCATCGCGCTACGCAAGGCCAGGAGCTGGACCATTTTGTATGTCACTCATCTGTTTCGTCGTTTCTTGGAAATGCAACACAGTCAAACGATGCAGCTGCCAATTCCTTCTTAGACTTCTTCTGCCACTACAGGAGAAACAAGGGCCTTTCAGGACAGTCTATTAACTGGGGAGTATTACACTTGGGAGACCTGCAAGGTCAAGAACATATTGGAAATATATTACAACCTAACGGTATAGAGGTTCTACAAGTGAATGACATTCATGAGTATCTTAAAAGAAGCTTAATTCTAAACAATCCTCAGCAAGTTGTTGCAAAACTCAATTTTCAAACTTTAGCCAATTATGTTTTATCACAAAATTTATCACTGAGGAGtcgtttttatagtcttgtttctGAAGAAACTGCTAGCAATTCTGAGCTCACCAGTGAAACTGCATCCCCAAATCTCTCTCTACCTGTAGATTACATCACTTCACTTTTGAATGGTCTCAGTGACACACAGCTTGGTGATATTTCATTGCATACACCACTTTGCTCACTGGGGATAGACTCTACAGTAGCCTTTTCACTACAGAATCGCATCCTTTTGGAAAGGGGACTGGAAATACCCCTTGTGAAACTACTTGATCCTCACTCAACCATATCAACTTTAATCTTATATCTGAAAGAAAATTCTAACACAACAAATTCTCATGTAGCTCAGTGTTCTGATGCTGGAAGCTGGTTGTAG